A region from the Nymphalis io chromosome 9, ilAglIoxx1.1, whole genome shotgun sequence genome encodes:
- the LOC126770643 gene encoding ER membrane protein complex subunit 3 produces the protein MAELLLDPKIRLWVFLPIVIITFLVGIVRHYVSIILSSQKKIEIIQVQDSQVMIRARLLRENGKYLPRNSFAMRRHWFNNEDTGYFKVQKRAAASQNPMTDPGMMTDMLKGNVTNVLPMIVIGGWINWMFSGFLTTKVPFPLTLRFKPMLQRGVELAYLDASWVSSASWYFLNVFGLRTIYTLVLGENNAADQSKVMQDQMSGAAMAMPPDPKAAFKAEWEALEITEHRWALATAEADLLVIVDKDQ, from the exons atggcagagttgTTATTAGATCCGAAAATACGTTTATGGGTTTTTTTACCCattgtaattataacatttttagttGGAATTGTTAGACATTATGTATCGATTATATTATCATCACAGAAGAAGATAGAAATAATTCAAGTTCAGGATAG TCAAGTGATGATTCGAGCACGGTTACTGCGCGAGAACGGCAAGTATTTGCCGAGGAATTCCTTTGCGATGCGACGGCATTGGTTCAATAATGAGGACACTGGATATTTCAAAGTTCAAAAACGTGCAGCAGCTTCACAA AACCCCATGACTGACCCAGGCATGATGACTGATATGTTGAAGGGTAATGTTACAAATGTACTACCAATGATTGTGATTGGTGGTTGGATTAATTGGATGTTCAGCGGATTCTTAACta CTAAAGTACCATTTCCACTTACCCTGCGCTTTAAGCCCATGTTGCAACGTGGTGTTGAATTAGCCTACCTTGATGCATCATGGGTGTCATCAGCTTCGTggtactttttaaatgtttttggtCTACGCACAATTTATACCCTTGTACTTGGAGAGAATAATG cTGCAGATCAATCCAAAGTGATGCAAGATCAGATGTCAGGAGCAGCAATGGCCATGCCCCCCGATCCAAAGGCAGCATTCAAAGCCGAGTGGGAAGCGTTAGAGATCACTGAGCACCGCTGGGCTCTTGCCACAGCAGAGGCTGACTTACTCGTTATTGTAGACAAGGATCAATAA
- the LOC126770911 gene encoding uncharacterized protein LOC126770911, producing MTERKQRHFPIYNISIDFNHFSSHAQELQTRSIEELELAYEDEKNSMIAITETEEIAYDDFYDEVDNRIKNENSMDMIFFGPSSSFSRIDPETILHILINTKKNLIPISRALLAWDMVTDGKTAAFLQDREFLAFGSLLNVIPEEDLYYVNFGDPSVHKYFSKNNVALNKRKIGILAAAYRRYYGNSWYKSGSQINELGYLLCGFPSNDLRRISPVTFKELTFDVLSKLGRCNPEQTKTLYDIAIHPNAYGEPYKWSSHEVGRLNTLFTCIPKQQISSIQLEAITAISPNVMKLMKQNKLEFFTKPQILRMNKKTRRIYILRILLKNSLDTSQIAKKGIQKIKTNVLVKFIVTLVLFTIIE from the exons ATGACGGAAC GCAAACAGAGAcattttcccatttataatattagcatagatttTAATCATTTCAGTAGTCATGCTCAAGAGCTGCAAACAAGATCCATAGAAGAATTGGAGTTAGCTTATGAGGACGAAAAGAATTCTATGATTGCAATAACAGAAACag AGGAAATTGCTTACGATGACTTTTATGACGAAGTAGACaacagaataaaaaatgaaaactcaATGGATATGATATTTTTTGGACCATCTAGTTCATTTTCGAGGATCGATCCTGAAACAATACTGCACATATTAATAAACACgaagaaaaatttaataccaATATCAAGAGCGTTATTAGCATGGGATATGGTAACCG ATGGAAAAACTGCGGCGTTTTTACAAGATAGAGAGTTCTTGGCATTTGGAAGTCTTTTAAATGTCATACCGGAGGAAGATCTATACTATGTTAATTTTGGAGATCCATCTGTGCACAAATATTTTTCGAAGAATAACGTAGCCTTAAACAAGCGCAAG ATTGGTATTTTAGCTGCAGCTTACAGGCGTTACTATGGTAATAGCTGGTATAAAAGTGGTTCTCAAATTAATGAATTAGGATATCTTTTGTGTGGATTTCCTTCGAATGATCTTAGAAGAATATCACCAGTAACATTTAAGGAACTTACATTTGATGTCTTGAGTAAACTTGGTCGATGTAATCCTGAACAAACAAAG ACTTTATATGACATTGCAATACATCCGAATGCCTACGGGGAGCCGTATAAATGGTCTTCGCATGAAGTTGGCCGACTGAATACTTTATTTACAT gcaTTCCTAAGCAACAAATAAGCTCAATACAATTGGAAGCGATCACAGCTATTAGTCCaaatgtaatgaaattaatgaagcaaaataaattagaattctTTACTAAGCCACAAATACTgagaatgaataaaaaaacacgaagaatttatattttacgcatactattaaaaaatagcCTAGATACTAGCCAAATTGCTAAAAAAggtattcaaaaaattaaaacaaatgtccTAGTTAAATTTATTGTCACCTTAGTACTCTTTACAATtatagaatag
- the LOC126770587 gene encoding endonuclease III-like protein 1, with amino-acid sequence MPRKNVITMAATGNLVTKKTNVSKQIVSENHKEVDDLGSKPVLDLSQFKYEKKPHVKIEFENDSPVKEKDKGLWEPNNWKDFLINLRIMRSNNDAPVDSMGCHMCMDENAPPKVVRYQSLISLMLSSQTKDQVTFAAMERLRARGLTIDNVLKMSDEELGQLIYPVGFWKTKVKYIKKTTQTLKDQYDGDIPDTAEKLCKLTGVGPKMAHICMKVAWNKITGIGVDTHVHRISNRIGWVKKPSTTPEETRKSLQTWLPVDLWSEVNHLMVGFGQTICLPVGPMCHECLNRDICPSSDKGRKSPNKKSPKISKKVKAEKVDDGSPHLSKATEKNFTEPSSSNINLKIKTEHTASEIKDSKIDIKISNNSMNVQNVLKRKSPRIAKQYIKTKKET; translated from the exons atgcctcgtaaaaatgttattacaatGGCAGCTACTGGAAATctagtaacaaaaaaaactaacgtCTCTAAACAAATAGTTTCAGAAAATCATAAAGAAGTCGATGATTTAGGTTCTAAGCCTGTTTTAGATTTGAGTCAATTTAAATATGAGAAGAAACCACAtgtaaaaattgaatttgaaaatgaCTCCCCTGTTAAGGAg aaagatAAAGGTTTATGGGAGCCAAACAATTGGAAAGacttcttaataaatttaagaattatGAGATCAAATAATGATGCACCAGTGGACTCTATGGGTTGTCACATGTGTATGGATGAAAATGCACCACccaaa GTGGTAAGGTACCAGAGCTTAATATCCCTTATGTTGTCAAGCCAGACAAAAGATCAAGTGACATTTGCTGCCATGGAACGTCTACGGGCAAGAGGACTCACTATTGACAATGTGCTGAAAATGAGCGATGAAGAACTCGGTCAACTCATTTATCCTGTTGGATTTTGGaag ACGAAagtgaaatacataaaaaagacaACACAAACTTTAAAAGACCAGTATGATGGGGATATACCAGATACAGCTGAAAAACTTTGTAAACTGACAGGTGTTGGTCCAAAAATGGCTCACATCTGCATGAAGGTTGCATGGAATAAAATTACAGGAATtg GTGTAGACACACATGTTCACAGAATAAGCAACAGAATAGGTTGGGTCAAAAAACCCTCTACTACACCAGAAGAAACTCGAAAATCATTACAAACTTGGCTGCCAGTTGACTTGTGGAGTGAAGTCAACCATTTAATGGTAGGCTTTGGGCAGACAATATGTTTACCTGTGGGGCCAATGTGTCACGAGTGTTTAAACAGAGATATTTGTCCTTCAAGCGATAAGGGTAGAAAATCACCTAATAAGAAATCACCAAAGATTTCAAAAAAAGTTAAAGCTGAAAAAGTCGATGATGGGTCACCACATTTATCGAAGGCTACCGAAAAAAACTTTACTGAACCAAGTTCAAGcaacattaacttaaaaataaaaactgaacaTACAGCTTCAGAAATTAAAGATtctaaaattgatattaaaatatccaATAACTCTATGAATgttcaaaatgtattaaaacggAAGTCACCAAGAATAgctaaacaatatataaaaacgaaaaaagaaACTTAA
- the LOC126770648 gene encoding nucleolar protein 12, translating into MGKKRNKNSENKRKISLVFDETKRKDFLCGFRKRKLERKKKAQEDLQRMLKEEKRRIKQENKESYKKLVVSSRPIPDIEQLLQEEYEDEDVNVKIVELSSETLQKKDIVIGENRPKEPVDKKVKAKMKVDLSKEIPGMTPTEQNESEVAESEEENDDDKLKSKKDVKKILKKQATKKLQKSKVFQMKTKLDRIQNKKSHKKKAKTDQRKEKSKKKNHRKIKN; encoded by the exons ATGGGCaagaaacgaaataaaaatagtgaaaaTAAGCGAAAAATTAGTTTGGTTTTTGATGAAACCAAGAGaaa GGATTTTTTATGCGGATTTCGCAAAAGAAAAttagaaagaaaaaagaaagcTCAGGAGGATTTACAGAGAATGTTAAAAGAAGAAAAGCGACGCATAAAACAAgaa aatAAGGAGTCATACAAAAAACTTGTTGTATCTAGTCGTCCTATACCCGATATAGAGCAGCTGCTTCAAGAAGAATATGAAGATGAAGatgttaatgttaaaattgtGGAACTTTCATCTGAAACACTTCAAAAGAAAGATATTGTCATTGGGGAGAACAGACCAAAGGAACCAGTAGACAAAAAAGTAAAAGCAAAAATGAAAGTTGATCTTAGTAAAGAAATTCCTGGAATGACTCCCACTGAACAAAATGAATCTGAAGTTGCAGAATCGGAAGAAGAGAATGATGATGACAAATTAAAGTCAAAAAAGgatgtcaaaaaaatattaaagaaacaaGCAACTAAGAAACTgcaaaaaagtaaagtatttcAGATGAAAACTAAGTTAGATaggatacaaaataaaaaaagtcataagaAGAAAGCAAAAACAGATCAAAGGAAAGAAAAATCTAAGAAGAAGAATcacagaaaaattaaaaattga
- the LOC126770598 gene encoding developmentally-regulated GTP-binding protein 2: MGILEKISEIEKEIARTQKNKATEYHLGLLKAKLAKYRSQLLEPSKKGGDKGEGFDVLKSGDARVALIGFPSVGKSTLLSTLTHTHSEAASYEFTTLTCIPGVIEYRGANIQLLDLPGIIEGAAQGKGRGRQVIAVARTADLVLMMLDATKPYVHRQLLERELESVGIRLNKNKPNIYFKIKKGGGLSFNSTCQLTKVDEKMVQMILHEYKIFNAEVLFREDCTPDDLIDVILGNRVYLPCLYVYNKIDQISIQEVDRIARQPHSVVVSCNMKLNLDFLLETLWEYLSLIRVYTKKPGQPPDFDDGLILRRGVSIEHVCHSIHRSLAAQLKYALVWGTSTKYSPQRVGLAHAVHDQDVVQLIKK, from the exons ATGGGTATTTTAGAAAAGATATCTgaaattgaaaaagaaatagCAAGAACACAGAAGAATAAAG cAACTGAATACCATTTGGGTTTACTAAAAGCTAAATTAGCTAAATATAGATCCCAGTTACTTGAACCATCTAAAAAAGGGGGCGATAAGGGTGAGGGTTTTGATGTGCTCAAATCAGGTGATGCCAGAGTTGCTCTTATAGGATTCCCATCAGTTGGTAAG TCAACTCTTTTGTCCACGCTGACTCACACACATTCAGAAGCTGCTAGTTATGAGTTCACAACATTGACATGTATTCCTGGGGTTATTGAATACCGGGGTGCAAACATACAACTGCTCGATTTGCCCGGTATCATAGAAGGTGCTGCTCAGGGCAAGGGTAGAGGGCGACAG GTGATAGCAGTTGCTCGAACAGCTGACTTGGTGCTGATGATGTTAGATGCGACCAAACCGTACGTGCATCGACAGCTGTTGGAGCGAGAGCTGGAGAGTGTGGGCATCAGACTGAATAAGAATAAGCCCAATATATACTTTAAG ATTAAGAAAGGCGGCGGACTGTCCTTTAACTCAACGTGTCAACTCACTAAAGTAGATGAAAAAATGGTGCAGATGATACtgcatgaatataaaatattcaatgctgag GTACTATTCCGTGAGGACTGCACTCCAGACGACCTGATCGACGTGATTCTCGGCAACCGTGTGTACTTGCCGTGCCTCTACGTGTATAACAAAATCGATCAGATCTCCATACAGGAGGTCGACCGGATAGCGCGCCAGCCGCACTCTGTGGTCGTCAG TTGTAACATGAAGCTGAACTTGGACTTCCTTCTGGAGACGCTCTGGGAATATTTATCTCTTATCAGAGTCTACACTAAGAAGCCTGGACAACCTCCAGACTTCGACGACGGACTTATTTTAAGaagg GGCGTGTCAATCGAGCACGTGTGCCACTCGATCCACCGTTCGCTTGCGGCGCAGCTGAAGTACGCGTTGGTGTGGGGCACCAGCACCAAGTACTCGCCCCAGCGCGTGGGGCTGGCACACGCCGTGCACGACCAGGACGTTGTGCAGCTCATCAAGAAGTAG